GGCCTCGCCCCGGCCAGGGGCCGGCGGCGAGGTGGTGGGGGTTGGGTTCATGTCGTTGCGTGGGTTACCGGCCGGCGGTACTACTGGCCGCTTTTTGATAACGCAAAGTTTCACTTGCCCGGAGATTGCTGGTTAATGATAATCAAACCAAAAAGTATGATTATCAAACTTTACGCGCTCGGTATGAGGTCGGGATGAGGCCGGTCACGCGCTTGAAGTAATTATTAAAATAAGTGGAGTATTCGAAGCCCAGCCCGTCGGCAATGTCAGCGATGCTCCACGTCGTATGTTGCAGCAGCGCTTTGGCCTCCAGAACCAGGCGCTCCGCAATGTGGACGGAGGTCGGTTTGCCGGTGACTTCCTTCACCGAACGATTGAGGTAGTTGACGTGCACCGAAAGGCTACTGGCATAGCTTTGGGCCGTTCGCAGGCGCAGCGGATGGGCGGGGCTTTCGATGGGAAATTGCCTTTCCAGCAGTTCTAGAAACAGCTGGGTAATCCGCCCGGCGGCGTTTTTTTGGGGCAGCCCCTTTGGTGACGACTGCATCCGCAGGGCTTCCTGGATAAGGAGGGCCAGATAGGTTTTAATCAGCTCATCTTTATGCGCATAGCCCCCATTATGCACCGCCAGTAGCTGCTGAAAAAGAGCCGTCATGAACGCCGCTTG
Above is a genomic segment from Hymenobacter psoromatis containing:
- a CDS encoding transcriptional regulator, with protein sequence MTSNSASEWPAFPLDELKLQGFKAYKITEPVHSSPTSSRRDFYKIVLVTGQMTICHGEESTRLDGTFLFLGNPLVPNSAVHHSTKNNGYACLFTDAFLAGRKHSAGLQQSPLFHIGAPPIILLNDEQAAFMTALFQQLLAVHNGGYAHKDELIKTYLALLIQEALRMQSSPKGLPQKNAAGRITQLFLELLERQFPIESPAHPLRLRTAQSYASSLSVHVNYLNRSVKEVTGKPTSVHIAERLVLEAKALLQHTTWSIADIADGLGFEYSTYFNNYFKRVTGLIPTSYRARKV